One Manihot esculenta cultivar AM560-2 chromosome 18, M.esculenta_v8, whole genome shotgun sequence genomic window carries:
- the LOC110606423 gene encoding uncharacterized protein LOC110606423, with protein sequence MERKQGFFSALKEEVVRGLSPGRSRAKSPARSASPMSSLLRRRKGRGHHVGQPELLIIPRSGSLRPVETLSPLKEGPDQDDGEESRIEGRWGHWMKGQLSRTPSVASSNASKRSDLRLLLGVLGAPLAPVHVSSTEPLPHLSIKDTPIETSSAQYILQQYTAASGGQRVQNSIHNAYAMGKVRMIASEFETANKVTRSRNSSKAAESGGFVLWQMNPDMWYVELALGGSKVHAGCNGKLVWRHTPWLGAHAAKGPVRPLRRALQGLDPRTTASMFINARCIGEKNINGDDCFILKICADPATLKARSEGPAEIIRHVLFGYFSQKTGLLVHIEDSHLTRIQNNGGDAVYWETTINSFLDDYRPVDGVMVAHSGRSVVTLFRFGDTAMSHTRTRMEEAWAIEEVAFNVPGLSMDCFIPPAELRFASISETCELPQSHKVKPAAAAAAYHAKVTALDRSRENTMWKTGV encoded by the exons ATGGAGAGGAAGCAGGGGTTCTTTTCCGCGTTAAAGGAGGAGGTGGTTAGGGGTTTATCGCCGGGGAGGTCCAGAGCCAAGAGTCCTGCTAGGAGTGCTTCCCCAATGTCGAGTTTGTTAAGGAGGAGAAAGGGACGTGGGCACCACGTGGGGCAGCCGGAGCTTTTGATTATACCAAGATCGGGGAGCTTGAGGCCTGTGGAGACTTTATCGCCGTTGAAGGAAGGGCCAGATCAAGACGATGGCGAAGAATCGAGGATAGAAGGGAGGTGGGGCCATTGGATGAAGGGACAGCTGTCCAGAACCCCGTCAGTTGCGTCGTCAAATGCGTCCAAGCGCTCCGATCTGAGGTTGCTGCTGGGTGTACTAGGTGCACCGCTGGCTCCGGTGCACGTTAGCAGTACTGAGCCTCTACCTCACCTTAGTATAAAAGATACTCCAATA GAAACTTCATCTGCTCAATATATATTGCAGCAGTACACAGCAGCTTCAGGAGGGCAAAGAGTTCAAAACTCCATTCACAATGCTTATGCCATGGGAAAGGTGAGGATGATAGCGTCCGAGTTCGAAACAGCTAACAAGGTCACAAGGAGTCGAAATTCCTCGAAAGCTGCCGAGTCTGGTGGGTTTGTTCTCTGGCAAATGAATCCAGATATGTGGTATGTTGAGCTTGCTCTTGGTGGCAGCAAGGTTCATGCTGGCTGCAATGGGAAGCTTGTATGGAGGCATACACCCTGGCTTGGTGCACATGCTGCAAAGGGTCCAGTTAGACCATTGCGTCGTGCACTTCAG GGGCTTGACCCAAGAACAACTGCAAGTATGTTTATCAATGCAAGATGCATAGGGGAGAAGAATATCAATGGGGATGACTGCTTTATACTGAAGATATGTGCTGATCCTGcaactctgaaagctagaagtGAAGGGCCAGCAGAGATCATAAGGCATGTTTTGTTTGGCTACTTCAGTCAGAAAACTGGGCTCCTTGTTCACATAGAAGACTCTCATTTGACCCGCATTCAAAACAATGGAGGCGATGCTGTGTACTGGGAGACAACAATCAATTCATTTCTTGATGATTATAGGCCTGTGGATGGTGTTATGGTTGCTCATTCTGGGCGTTCTGTAGTAACGCTTTTCCGGTTTGGAGATACAGCAATGAGCCACACCAGGACCAGAATGGAAGAAGCATGGGCAATTGAGGAAGTAGCATTCAATGTCCCAGGCCTATCGATGGATTGTTTTATTCCTCCTGCTGAATTAAGATTTGCTTCTATTAGTGAAACCTGTGAGCTTCCTCAGAGCCATAAGGTAAAACCAGCTGCAGCTGCTGCAGCATATCATGCCAAAGTCACTGCATTGGATAGATCTCGAGAGAACACAATGTGGAAGACTGGAGTTTAG